From a single Alloactinosynnema sp. L-07 genomic region:
- a CDS encoding tetratricopeptide repeat protein, with the protein MSEQNADELRDHVAHLVHETDSMPAGQAKCEALERAARAADGAGFVDYGVAARLILVNAYREIRRYDLMLTPFAWLRTTERKHPDAFDEWALHQFNWMHKWLPTGLLGDPRFSLAQITSVVDELADRYRQQGYSLHPVHDKLRALAHHTGDTAAADAHFAAWRAAEPDDMSDCPACVVDSQVGYFVSRKRFQEAIDAARAVLTEPSDCAEQPHGVMASLLEAYLATGRLDDAARAHLVSYRVVRDTPQARSALHAHLRFCAVTGNARRGLDILSRNLDVLVEPPSPKVRQDFAAAAALLLSRVPDRAELSFRLPDGEVDGERLLARCVDTARATALEFDRRNGTDAVSARVEETLALPDAGPVVLAVPTAPAPIPPRPEAPVAEPVVADPVELAERACAAMDDGALFSGARLLATLPADLDALLPPGLAARVAVHRTWLARRENADELIDCLLDVLDRLTATGERAAAARLHAFLADLLGSADRPVDAAEHARVAMDIAREIDDPIGVMRAHLATADLLADTEPDRAESEVDAAELVALAKAPERIGGVRKARAELLERRGDFDGALAIIDELAADLGRWPESTRLAVSGHRARLLANVGRVEDSVDQFTEFVALARTVPGPWVAEALMQLAGLLDQTDLAGTHLPTLLDAVASARTYLTPGAVAQACLHLSAGYLSVGRDVEAAETLEEALRLMPTAYVGPVTDIHYRLALACRNLGEYDTAADHFDAVLATADDDDHGLRGHVLFQLGDARLELGDYPGAAAAFRESAGTWIVAGNPVAAAESMVKLAHAIGLDDLDAGIAALDEAARLLPDESVPGALDELADVIGFRVALLAHHQRFAEALEVNQRTEEYAVRLGNPEWHAFLAGRAARLRMDLGQFPEAESDARRAAALLTDDAGESTVGAVLGTLVRTLEEQGKPVDTEPLVRALSARLSD; encoded by the coding sequence GTGTCGGAGCAGAACGCCGACGAGTTGCGCGACCACGTCGCCCATCTCGTGCACGAGACGGACTCGATGCCCGCCGGGCAGGCCAAGTGCGAGGCGCTGGAGCGCGCGGCGCGGGCGGCCGACGGGGCCGGGTTCGTCGACTACGGGGTGGCCGCGCGGCTGATCCTGGTCAACGCCTACCGCGAGATCCGCCGCTACGACCTGATGCTCACCCCGTTCGCGTGGCTGCGCACCACCGAGCGCAAACACCCGGACGCGTTCGACGAGTGGGCGCTGCACCAGTTCAACTGGATGCACAAGTGGCTGCCCACCGGGCTGCTCGGTGATCCCCGGTTCAGCCTGGCCCAGATCACGTCCGTGGTGGACGAGTTGGCCGACCGCTACCGCCAGCAGGGCTACTCCCTGCACCCCGTGCACGACAAGCTGCGCGCGCTGGCCCACCACACCGGCGACACCGCCGCGGCCGACGCGCACTTCGCCGCGTGGCGGGCCGCCGAGCCAGACGACATGAGCGACTGCCCGGCGTGCGTTGTGGACAGTCAGGTCGGGTATTTCGTGTCCCGCAAGCGTTTTCAGGAAGCCATCGACGCCGCGCGCGCGGTGCTGACCGAGCCGTCGGACTGCGCCGAGCAGCCGCACGGGGTGATGGCGTCACTGCTGGAGGCCTACCTGGCCACCGGCAGGCTCGACGACGCCGCGCGGGCGCACCTGGTGTCCTACCGGGTCGTGCGCGACACCCCGCAGGCCCGGTCCGCGCTGCACGCGCACCTGCGGTTCTGCGCGGTCACCGGCAACGCGCGACGCGGGCTGGACATCCTGTCGCGCAACCTGGACGTGCTGGTCGAGCCACCGAGCCCGAAGGTGCGCCAGGACTTCGCCGCGGCCGCGGCACTGCTGCTGAGCCGGGTGCCCGACCGGGCCGAGCTGTCGTTCCGGCTGCCCGACGGCGAGGTGGACGGCGAGCGCCTGTTGGCCCGCTGCGTCGACACCGCCCGCGCCACGGCACTGGAGTTCGACCGTCGCAATGGGACGGACGCGGTGAGCGCGAGGGTCGAGGAGACGCTGGCCCTGCCCGACGCCGGGCCCGTGGTGCTCGCGGTGCCCACCGCCCCGGCGCCGATCCCGCCGCGGCCTGAGGCCCCCGTCGCCGAGCCGGTCGTCGCCGACCCGGTGGAACTCGCCGAACGCGCCTGCGCCGCGATGGACGACGGCGCCCTGTTCAGCGGGGCGCGTCTGCTGGCCACGCTGCCCGCCGACCTGGACGCCCTGCTGCCGCCGGGCCTGGCCGCCAGGGTCGCGGTGCACCGCACCTGGCTGGCCCGCCGGGAGAACGCCGACGAGCTGATCGACTGCTTGCTCGACGTGCTCGACCGGCTCACCGCCACGGGCGAGCGGGCCGCGGCGGCCCGGCTGCACGCGTTCCTGGCGGACCTGCTCGGTTCGGCCGACCGCCCCGTGGACGCCGCCGAGCACGCCCGCGTCGCCATGGACATCGCCCGTGAGATCGACGACCCGATCGGCGTGATGCGCGCCCACCTGGCCACCGCCGACCTGCTCGCCGACACCGAGCCCGACCGCGCGGAGTCCGAAGTGGACGCCGCGGAGCTGGTCGCGCTGGCCAAGGCCCCCGAGCGCATCGGCGGTGTCCGCAAGGCCCGCGCCGAACTCCTGGAACGCCGCGGCGACTTCGACGGCGCCTTGGCGATCATCGACGAGCTGGCCGCGGACCTGGGCCGCTGGCCGGAGTCGACGCGGCTGGCGGTCAGCGGCCACCGCGCCCGCCTGCTCGCCAATGTCGGCCGGGTCGAGGACTCGGTCGACCAGTTCACCGAGTTCGTCGCGCTGGCCAGGACCGTCCCCGGCCCGTGGGTGGCCGAGGCGCTGATGCAGCTGGCGGGCCTGCTCGACCAGACCGACCTCGCGGGCACCCACCTGCCGACCCTGCTCGACGCCGTCGCCTCCGCCCGGACCTATCTGACTCCGGGCGCGGTCGCCCAGGCGTGCCTGCACCTGTCGGCGGGCTACCTGTCCGTCGGCCGCGACGTCGAGGCCGCGGAGACCCTGGAGGAGGCGCTGCGCCTGATGCCGACGGCCTATGTCGGCCCGGTCACCGACATCCACTACCGACTGGCTCTGGCCTGCCGGAACCTCGGTGAGTACGACACCGCCGCCGACCACTTCGACGCCGTGCTCGCCACCGCGGACGACGACGACCACGGCCTGCGCGGCCACGTGCTGTTCCAACTGGGCGACGCCCGCCTCGAACTCGGCGACTACCCCGGCGCCGCCGCGGCGTTCCGCGAGTCGGCGGGCACCTGGATCGTCGCGGGCAACCCGGTGGCCGCCGCGGAGTCGATGGTGAAACTCGCCCACGCCATCGGCCTCGACGACCTCGACGCGGGCATCGCCGCCCTCGACGAGGCCGCCCGCCTCCTGCCGGACGAGTCCGTGCCGGGGGCCTTGGACGAACTGGCCGACGTCATCGGGTTCCGGGTTGCCCTGCTGGCCCACCACCAGCGGTTCGCCGAGGCGCTGGAGGTCAACCAGCGGACCGAGGAGTACGCCGTCCGCCTGGGCAACCCTGAGTGGCATGCGTTCCTGGCAGGCCGAGCGGCTCGATTGCGAATGGACCTCGGCCAGTTCCCCGAGGCCGAAAGCGACGCCCGCCGAGCCGCGGCCCTGCTGACCGACGACGCCGGGGAGTCG
- a CDS encoding HSP90 family protein yields MAQTFGVNLRGVIDLLSHHLYSSPRVYLRELLQNAVDAVTARRLADPSAPAAILVETTERTGNGTLRISDSGIGLDESEVHTLLSTLGGTSKRDELGFARQDFLGQFGVGLLSCFLIADEVRLVSRSASGGPAVRWVAHGDGTYEVEVDDSARAEVGTTVELVPRRDCDHWAEYDTVAMLAAEFGSLLPFEVRVAGAGGQVLVTEEELPWVRRGGESVADHHGRLAAYCKATLGFEPFDVVPLEFGAAGLTGAAFVLPAGANPGSRQAHRVYLKRMLVGTSIEGLLPDWAYFVRCVVDTSALRPTASRESLYEDETLLAVRDAMGSRLREWLLRLDATEPERAGALLAAHQLGIKSVALIDDELLRLAERWVPFETTRGTMPLRQFRRNHQTVLYTPDVDEFRQLAPVARAQGIGLVNAGYAYDTELLRRLATLDGGLTARRVDPAELLAALGRPTAQVEASLKRTMSVACKALDSHDCEPMLRDFDPVSLPALLVADAGGARRRDAADAREDADPLWQDLLGQLVDSGSGAAQQLVLNTRNPLVARLAGIEDPSLLETAVLALYVHALLQSHRPLRPKDTATLNGSFLDLLDRAIGH; encoded by the coding sequence TTGGCTCAGACATTCGGCGTCAACCTGCGTGGCGTCATCGATCTGCTCAGCCATCACCTTTACAGCAGCCCTCGCGTCTATTTGCGCGAGCTGTTGCAGAACGCGGTGGACGCGGTGACCGCGCGCAGACTCGCCGACCCGTCGGCGCCCGCGGCGATCTTGGTGGAGACCACAGAGCGTACCGGCAATGGCACGCTGCGGATCAGTGACAGCGGCATCGGCCTGGACGAGTCCGAGGTGCACACCCTGTTGTCCACGCTGGGCGGCACGTCCAAGCGCGACGAGTTGGGCTTCGCCCGCCAGGACTTCCTCGGCCAGTTCGGCGTCGGCCTGCTGTCGTGCTTCCTTATCGCCGACGAGGTGCGGCTGGTGAGCCGGTCGGCCTCCGGCGGCCCCGCGGTGCGCTGGGTGGCGCACGGCGACGGGACGTACGAGGTCGAGGTGGACGACTCGGCGCGCGCCGAGGTCGGCACGACCGTGGAGCTGGTTCCCCGGCGCGACTGCGACCACTGGGCCGAGTACGACACCGTGGCGATGCTGGCCGCCGAGTTCGGCTCGCTGCTGCCCTTCGAGGTGCGGGTCGCGGGCGCGGGCGGACAGGTGCTGGTCACCGAGGAGGAGCTGCCTTGGGTGCGCCGCGGCGGCGAGTCGGTGGCCGATCACCACGGCAGGCTCGCCGCGTACTGCAAGGCGACGCTGGGTTTCGAGCCGTTCGACGTGGTGCCGCTGGAGTTCGGCGCGGCCGGGCTGACCGGCGCGGCGTTCGTGCTGCCCGCCGGGGCCAACCCGGGCAGCCGCCAAGCCCACCGGGTCTACCTCAAGCGGATGCTCGTCGGCACATCGATCGAGGGCCTGCTGCCGGACTGGGCCTACTTCGTCCGCTGTGTCGTGGACACCTCGGCGCTGCGGCCCACGGCCAGCCGCGAGTCGCTCTACGAGGACGAGACCCTGCTGGCGGTGCGTGACGCGATGGGCAGCAGGCTGCGGGAGTGGCTGCTGCGCCTGGACGCCACCGAGCCGGAGCGGGCGGGTGCGCTGCTGGCCGCCCACCAGCTCGGGATCAAGTCGGTGGCGCTGATCGACGACGAGCTGTTGCGGCTGGCCGAGCGGTGGGTGCCGTTCGAGACCACGCGCGGCACGATGCCGCTGCGCCAGTTCCGCCGCAACCACCAGACCGTCCTCTACACCCCGGACGTCGACGAGTTCCGCCAGCTGGCCCCGGTCGCCCGCGCGCAGGGCATCGGGCTGGTCAACGCCGGATACGCCTACGACACCGAGCTGCTGCGCAGGCTGGCCACCCTCGACGGCGGGCTGACCGCGCGCCGGGTCGACCCCGCGGAGCTGCTGGCCGCCCTCGGCAGGCCGACCGCCCAGGTCGAGGCGTCCTTGAAGCGCACGATGTCCGTCGCCTGCAAGGCGCTCGACAGCCACGACTGTGAGCCGATGCTGCGCGACTTCGACCCGGTGTCGCTGCCCGCGCTGCTGGTGGCCGACGCGGGCGGGGCGCGCAGGCGCGACGCCGCCGACGCCCGCGAGGACGCCGACCCGCTGTGGCAGGACCTGCTCGGCCAACTGGTCGACTCCGGTTCCGGCGCGGCCCAACAGCTCGTGCTGAACACCCGCAACCCACTGGTGGCCCGGCTCGCCGGGATCGAGGACCCGTCGCTGCTGGAGACCGCGGTGCTCGCGCTCTACGTGCACGCGCTGCTGCAGTCGCACCGGCCGCTGCGGCCCAAGGACACCGCGACGCTCAACGGGTCCTTCCTGGACCTGCTCGACCGCGCCATCGGACACTGA
- the pheS gene encoding phenylalanine--tRNA ligase subunit alpha yields the protein MSGANDPYDPKEVAALRPETLQAAVEKAREEFAGAADLDALAAVKPHHLGDKSPLLQARREIGALPPKARSEAGKRVNEAQGLISAAFDERRVALQAERDERVLREEGVDVTLPWDRTPRGARHPLTTLSERVADVFVGMGYEVAEGPELEAEWFNFDALNFKKDHPARTMQDTFYVAPEGSSLVLRTHTSPVQIRSLLGRDLPVYVVCPGRVYRTDALDATHTPVFHQVEGLAVDKGLTMAHLKGTLDAFAKAMFGPDARVRLRPSFFPFTEPSAELDVWFTEKKGGAGWIEWGGCGMVNPNVLRACGVDPEVYSGFAFGMGLERTLQFRNGIPDMRDMVEGDVRFTLPFGTEA from the coding sequence ATGTCCGGAGCCAACGACCCGTACGACCCCAAAGAGGTCGCGGCGCTGCGGCCGGAGACCCTCCAGGCCGCCGTCGAGAAGGCCCGTGAGGAATTCGCCGGTGCCGCCGACCTCGACGCGCTCGCCGCGGTCAAGCCCCACCACCTCGGTGACAAGTCGCCGCTGCTGCAGGCCCGCCGGGAGATCGGCGCGCTGCCGCCCAAGGCGCGGTCGGAGGCGGGCAAGCGGGTCAACGAGGCCCAGGGCCTGATCTCCGCGGCCTTCGACGAGCGGCGCGTGGCCCTGCAGGCCGAGCGCGACGAGCGTGTCCTTCGCGAGGAGGGCGTCGACGTCACCCTCCCGTGGGATCGCACACCCCGCGGCGCGCGCCACCCGCTGACCACGCTGTCCGAGCGGGTCGCCGACGTGTTCGTCGGCATGGGCTACGAGGTGGCCGAGGGCCCCGAACTCGAAGCCGAGTGGTTCAACTTCGACGCGCTGAACTTCAAGAAGGACCACCCGGCGCGCACGATGCAGGACACCTTCTATGTCGCGCCCGAGGGCTCCAGCCTGGTGCTGCGCACCCACACCTCGCCGGTGCAGATCCGCAGCCTGCTCGGCCGTGACCTGCCGGTCTACGTCGTCTGCCCCGGCCGGGTCTACCGGACCGACGCGCTGGACGCGACCCACACCCCGGTGTTCCACCAGGTCGAAGGCCTCGCCGTGGACAAGGGCCTGACCATGGCCCACCTCAAGGGCACCCTCGACGCCTTCGCCAAGGCCATGTTCGGTCCCGACGCCCGGGTCCGGCTGCGCCCGTCGTTCTTCCCCTTCACCGAGCCGTCGGCCGAACTGGACGTGTGGTTCACCGAGAAGAAGGGCGGCGCGGGCTGGATCGAGTGGGGTGGCTGCGGCATGGTCAACCCGAACGTGCTGCGCGCCTGCGGTGTCGACCCCGAGGTCTACTCGGGCTTCGCGTTCGGCATGGGCCTTGAGCGCACCCTGCAGTTCCGCAACGGCATCCCCGACATGCGCGACATGGTCGAGGGCGATGTCCGGTTCACCCTTCCTTTCGGCACGGAGGCTTAA
- the pheT gene encoding phenylalanine--tRNA ligase subunit beta, translating into MRIPVSWLLQQLELTEDHRELNAEQIAEEFVRVGLEVEDVSTLGPVTGPLVVGRVAEIEELTEFKKPIRFCTVELIDPDDLDQEESALPATTQVVCGANNFVEGDLVVVALPGAVLPGDFAIAERQTYGKVSRGMICSARELGLGDDHTGIMVLPTGECAPGDDAIELLGLTDSVIELAITPDRGYAFSVRGLARELACALDLRLIDPAAIEVPGADSDSVPVQIEAQDGCARFVVRRVTGVDPTAPTPWWIRRRLMLAGIRSISLAVDITNYVMLELGQPMHAFDTKKLAGGLVIRRANAGERLVTLDNVERKLDADDIVVCDDSGPISLAGVMGGATTEVGAETSDILLEAAIWDPASIARGVRRHKLPSEASKRYERVVDAALPPVALERAARLLREYGEGSIQPGRTDVGRPSVPGPVLMAMDLPDRVAGVRYDRGVTVSRLQQIGCRVEIGTAEDGTPCVTAYPPTWRADLNQAADLVEEVLRLQGYDTIPSELPPAPPGAGLSAKQRRQRTVSRALAEAGYVEVLPFPFIAKSVWDAFALPEDDIRRRTVSLLNPLEADRAEMATTLLPGMLDILSRNVSRGARDVAIYHVGQVVLPRTEQVPMPEVGVDGRPTDEEIAVLNATLPIQPTHVAVILAGNRERAGWWGKGEPANWADAVQAARTVAEAAGAELTVHKWDLLPWHPGRCAQLRVGGFPVGHAGELHPKVTEALGLPPRTCAMEIDLDALPIAERRPVPKVSPYPPVLLDVALVVDEEVPAADLSRVLRDGGGELLEELSLFDVFTGTQVGEGKRSLAYSLRFRAPDRTLTVEEATLARDAAVAAAAERFGASLR; encoded by the coding sequence GTGAGGATCCCCGTCAGCTGGCTCCTGCAGCAGCTCGAACTCACTGAGGACCATCGGGAACTCAACGCCGAACAGATCGCCGAGGAGTTCGTCCGGGTCGGTCTGGAAGTCGAGGACGTCAGCACGCTTGGCCCGGTCACCGGTCCGCTCGTGGTCGGCCGGGTGGCCGAGATCGAGGAGCTGACCGAGTTCAAGAAGCCGATCCGGTTCTGCACCGTCGAGCTGATCGACCCCGACGACCTCGACCAGGAGGAGTCCGCGCTGCCCGCGACCACCCAGGTCGTGTGCGGCGCCAACAACTTCGTCGAGGGCGACCTGGTCGTCGTGGCGCTGCCCGGCGCGGTGCTGCCCGGCGACTTCGCCATCGCCGAGCGCCAGACCTACGGCAAGGTCAGCCGGGGCATGATCTGCTCGGCCCGCGAACTGGGCCTTGGCGACGACCACACCGGGATCATGGTTCTGCCGACCGGCGAGTGCGCCCCCGGCGACGACGCGATCGAGCTGCTCGGGCTCACCGACTCGGTCATCGAGCTGGCGATCACCCCCGATCGCGGCTACGCGTTCTCCGTGCGCGGCCTTGCCCGCGAGCTGGCGTGCGCGCTCGACCTGCGGCTGATCGACCCGGCCGCGATCGAAGTGCCCGGCGCCGACAGCGACTCGGTTCCCGTGCAGATCGAGGCTCAGGACGGCTGCGCCCGGTTCGTGGTCCGCCGCGTCACCGGGGTCGACCCGACCGCGCCGACGCCATGGTGGATCCGCAGGCGGCTGATGCTGGCCGGGATCCGCTCGATCTCGCTGGCCGTGGACATCACCAACTATGTGATGCTCGAACTCGGGCAGCCGATGCACGCCTTCGACACCAAGAAGCTCGCCGGTGGCCTGGTCATCCGGCGCGCGAACGCGGGGGAGAGGCTCGTTACCCTCGACAACGTCGAACGCAAACTCGATGCCGATGACATCGTGGTGTGCGACGACTCCGGCCCGATCTCGCTGGCGGGGGTCATGGGCGGAGCCACCACCGAGGTCGGCGCCGAGACCAGCGACATCCTGCTGGAAGCGGCCATCTGGGACCCGGCGTCGATCGCGCGCGGCGTGCGTCGGCACAAGCTGCCCAGCGAGGCGTCCAAGCGCTACGAGCGCGTGGTCGACGCGGCGCTGCCGCCGGTCGCCCTGGAGCGGGCCGCCCGGCTGCTGCGCGAGTACGGCGAGGGCAGCATTCAGCCCGGCCGCACCGACGTCGGTCGGCCGTCCGTGCCCGGTCCGGTGTTGATGGCCATGGACCTGCCCGACCGGGTCGCGGGCGTGCGCTACGACCGCGGCGTCACCGTCTCCCGGCTGCAGCAGATCGGCTGCCGGGTCGAGATCGGCACCGCCGAGGACGGCACCCCCTGCGTCACGGCCTACCCGCCGACCTGGCGCGCGGACCTGAACCAGGCCGCCGACCTCGTCGAGGAGGTGCTGCGGCTGCAGGGTTACGACACCATCCCGTCGGAGCTGCCGCCCGCGCCGCCCGGCGCCGGGCTCAGCGCCAAGCAGCGTCGTCAGCGCACGGTGTCGCGGGCGCTGGCTGAGGCGGGCTACGTCGAGGTGCTGCCGTTCCCGTTCATCGCCAAGTCGGTGTGGGACGCCTTCGCTCTGCCCGAGGACGACATCCGCAGGCGCACGGTCTCGTTGCTGAACCCGCTGGAGGCCGACCGCGCCGAGATGGCCACCACGCTGCTGCCCGGGATGCTCGACATCCTGTCGCGCAACGTCTCCCGCGGCGCGCGGGACGTGGCGATCTACCACGTCGGCCAGGTCGTGCTGCCGCGCACCGAGCAGGTCCCGATGCCCGAGGTGGGCGTCGATGGCAGGCCGACCGACGAGGAGATCGCCGTCCTCAACGCCACCCTGCCGATCCAGCCGACCCACGTCGCGGTGATCCTCGCGGGCAACCGCGAACGCGCGGGCTGGTGGGGCAAGGGCGAACCGGCGAATTGGGCCGACGCCGTGCAGGCCGCCCGGACCGTGGCCGAGGCCGCGGGCGCCGAGCTGACCGTGCACAAGTGGGACCTGCTGCCGTGGCACCCGGGCCGCTGCGCGCAGCTGCGCGTCGGCGGGTTCCCGGTGGGTCACGCGGGTGAGCTGCACCCCAAGGTCACCGAGGCGCTGGGCCTGCCCCCGCGCACGTGCGCCATGGAGATCGACCTCGACGCGCTGCCGATCGCCGAGCGCAGGCCGGTGCCGAAGGTCTCGCCGTATCCGCCGGTGCTGCTCGACGTGGCGCTGGTCGTCGATGAAGAGGTGCCCGCCGCCGACCTGTCGCGGGTGCTGCGCGACGGCGGGGGCGAGCTGCTGGAGGAATTGAGCCTCTTCGACGTGTTCACCGGAACACAGGTCGGCGAGGGCAAACGATCTCTGGCGTACTCACTGCGATTCCGCGCCCCCGATCGCACACTGACCGTCGAGGAAGCGACATTGGCCCGCGACGCCGCCGTCGCCGCCGCGGCCGAACGTTTCGGAGCATCACTGCGCTAG
- a CDS encoding DNA alkylation repair protein, which translates to MDASLVAAVETGLAAAADPAKAPDMQRYMKSDMPFFGVAKPQRAALVKALFQAHPIADRTTWVDTMAALWREATHREQRYVALDLAGHKPYQRWQDVDLLPLYEEFIVTGAWWDYVDEVASRRVGPLLRQDPDTIAPRLRTWAKDDDRWKRRTSIICQLAAKQATDTDLLTDTIEANIDDPDFFLRKGIGWALREYAKTEPGWVRHFVDTHPGLSPLSRREALKHLAQ; encoded by the coding sequence ATGGACGCCTCACTCGTGGCCGCGGTGGAGACCGGGCTGGCCGCCGCCGCCGATCCGGCTAAGGCACCGGACATGCAGCGGTACATGAAGTCCGACATGCCTTTCTTCGGCGTCGCCAAGCCGCAGCGGGCCGCGTTGGTAAAGGCACTGTTCCAGGCCCACCCGATAGCGGACAGAACCACCTGGGTCGACACGATGGCGGCCCTGTGGCGGGAGGCCACGCACCGGGAACAGCGCTACGTCGCGCTCGACCTGGCCGGGCACAAGCCATACCAGCGCTGGCAGGACGTCGACCTGCTGCCGCTCTACGAGGAGTTCATCGTCACCGGCGCCTGGTGGGACTACGTCGACGAGGTGGCCAGCCGCAGGGTCGGCCCGCTGCTGCGACAGGACCCCGACACCATCGCCCCGCGACTACGCACCTGGGCGAAGGACGACGACCGCTGGAAGCGCCGGACGTCGATCATCTGCCAGCTCGCGGCGAAGCAGGCCACCGACACCGACCTGCTCACCGACACCATCGAGGCGAACATCGACGACCCCGACTTCTTCCTCCGCAAAGGGATCGGCTGGGCGCTGCGCGAGTACGCGAAGACGGAACCGGGCTGGGTCCGACACTTCGTCGACACCCACCCCGGCTTGTCCCCACTCTCCCGCCGCGAGGCCCTCAAGCACCTAGCGCAGTGA
- a CDS encoding helix-turn-helix domain-containing protein — translation MRAAAEAIVRDPSMPGGADGLAAAVGVSTSRFLHLFRDYTGTSFRRYRLWARMLAAGSAIAAGGNLTDAAADAGFASPSHLSSSFHAMFGLRPSLLLATGARVVPLSAVGAGD, via the coding sequence GTGCGGGCGGCCGCCGAGGCGATCGTGCGCGATCCGTCCATGCCGGGCGGCGCGGACGGCCTGGCCGCCGCGGTCGGGGTGTCGACGTCACGGTTCCTGCATCTGTTCCGCGACTACACCGGCACCAGCTTCCGGCGGTATCGGCTGTGGGCTCGGATGCTGGCGGCCGGATCTGCCATCGCCGCGGGCGGCAATCTCACCGACGCGGCCGCGGACGCCGGGTTCGCCAGCCCGTCGCACCTGAGCAGCTCGTTCCACGCGATGTTCGGGCTGCGGCCGAGCTTGCTGCTGGCCACCGGGGCACGGGTGGTCCCGCTGTCCGCTGTCGGTGCCGGCGATTAG
- a CDS encoding transposase, with protein MLPAEDLFVHCYVLVDDLIKDAVVVIPPRPGPAPACTDAEIITIGLVRHLMGRRSESGFVAEIRREWPRLFPSLPHISEVNRRARWLYGAYEQIRQAVLATVPADTWGQIDTSALPVKHPSRVRGPDSWTGPNELCARFGRDAAHGEWFYGFRLAVRTDLGSRLVRAWAIVPATVSERALVPDLIAGAEHLVGLLNDKGFNGRAFTKSLAAQGITNLVPPTKADRATMPATLQKIIAEWRNRVETTFRELTDTMELARHGAHTFHGLLTRTAATIAAHSIARIALPTN; from the coding sequence ATGTTGCCTGCTGAGGATCTGTTCGTCCACTGCTACGTCCTCGTCGATGACCTGATCAAGGATGCAGTGGTGGTCATCCCGCCGCGTCCTGGTCCGGCACCGGCCTGCACTGACGCCGAGATCATCACGATTGGGCTGGTCAGACACCTGATGGGTCGGCGCAGCGAGTCCGGATTCGTCGCCGAGATCCGCCGCGAGTGGCCACGACTGTTCCCGTCGCTGCCTCACATCAGCGAGGTGAACCGCCGCGCCCGCTGGCTCTATGGCGCCTACGAACAGATCCGCCAGGCCGTGCTCGCCACGGTCCCTGCCGACACCTGGGGTCAGATCGACACCTCCGCGCTGCCGGTCAAACACCCCAGCCGGGTCCGCGGCCCGGACTCCTGGACCGGGCCCAACGAGCTGTGCGCCCGTTTCGGCCGCGACGCCGCACACGGCGAGTGGTTCTACGGTTTCCGCCTCGCTGTGCGCACCGACCTGGGTTCGCGGCTGGTCCGAGCCTGGGCGATCGTGCCCGCGACAGTGAGCGAACGCGCACTGGTCCCCGACCTGATCGCCGGCGCCGAGCACCTCGTCGGCCTGCTCAACGACAAAGGCTTCAACGGCCGAGCCTTCACCAAATCCCTTGCCGCACAAGGGATCACAAACCTGGTGCCGCCAACCAAGGCCGACCGCGCGACCATGCCAGCCACCCTGCAGAAGATCATCGCCGAGTGGCGCAACCGCGTGGAAACCACCTTCAGAGAACTCACCGACACCATGGAACTCGCCCGACACGGCGCTCACACCTTCCACGGCCTGCTCACCCGCACCGCCGCCACCATCGCAGCCCACAGCATCGCCCGGATCGCCCTACCGACAAACTGA
- a CDS encoding DUF4345 family protein — MTFAILALVALFFLGMGILGLAAPDTLIKPFGIELRHSLARTEVRAVYGGFGVAISVVLTLPALDVGGLRTGVATAVAAALLGMAFGRLVSAVVDRPVRFYPSWFYFLVETIGGTALLLA; from the coding sequence ATGACCTTCGCGATTCTCGCTCTGGTGGCCCTGTTCTTCCTGGGCATGGGGATTCTCGGCCTCGCCGCGCCCGACACGCTGATCAAGCCGTTCGGCATCGAGTTGCGGCACTCGCTGGCCCGCACCGAGGTCCGCGCCGTATACGGCGGGTTCGGCGTCGCGATCAGCGTGGTGCTGACCCTCCCCGCACTCGACGTCGGCGGCCTGCGGACCGGAGTCGCGACCGCGGTCGCCGCGGCGCTGCTCGGCATGGCGTTCGGCAGGCTGGTCTCGGCGGTCGTGGACAGGCCGGTGCGCTTCTACCCGTCGTGGTTCTACTTCCTGGTGGAGACCATCGGCGGAACGGCGCTGCTCTTGGCCTGA
- a CDS encoding NUDIX hydrolase, with translation MELSINRRLHTRLSAYAVCLDGDKILLARWTNPHGSRWMLPGGGVDFGEDPLDGAIREVMEETGYRVEVETLLGIDSIVRPDFHGVRVVYEGRVVGGELRFEVGGSTDMAAWFDLAEVSELERAELVDTALALLRARPITGRI, from the coding sequence ATGGAACTCTCGATCAACCGCCGCCTACACACCCGTCTGTCCGCCTACGCGGTCTGCCTGGACGGCGACAAGATCCTCCTGGCCAGGTGGACAAATCCGCACGGGTCGAGGTGGATGCTGCCCGGCGGCGGCGTCGACTTCGGCGAGGACCCACTGGACGGCGCGATCCGCGAGGTCATGGAGGAGACCGGCTACCGCGTCGAAGTCGAGACGCTGCTGGGGATCGACAGCATCGTGCGGCCGGACTTCCACGGCGTCCGGGTGGTCTACGAGGGCCGGGTCGTCGGCGGGGAGCTGCGGTTCGAGGTCGGCGGCAGCACCGACATGGCGGCGTGGTTCGACCTCGCCGAGGTCAGCGAACTGGAACGCGCCGAACTGGTCGACACCGCACTGGCCCTGCTGCGCGCCCGCCCAATCACCGGCCGAATCTGA